A stretch of the Ictidomys tridecemlineatus isolate mIctTri1 chromosome 5, mIctTri1.hap1, whole genome shotgun sequence genome encodes the following:
- the Prokr2 gene encoding prokineticin receptor 2, translating into MAVQNRNTSFASNFSPPQDHASSLHFNFSYGDYDLPLDEDEDMTKTRTFFAAKIVIGVALAGIMLVCGIGNFVFIAALARYKKLRNLTNLLIANLAISDFLVAIVCCPFEMDYYVVRQLSWEHGHVLCASVNYLRTVSLYVSTNALLAIAIDRYLAIVHPLKPRMNYQTASFLIALVWLVSILIAIPSAYFATETVLFIVKNQEKIFCGQIWPVDQQFYYRSYFLFIFGLEFVGPVVTMTLCYARISQELWFKAVPGFQTEQIRKRLRCRRKTVLVLMCILTAYVLCWAPFYGFTIVRDFFPTVFVKEKHYLTAFYVVECIAMSNSMINTVCFVTVKNNTMKYFKKMMLLHWQPSHHGSKSSAELDFKTTGVPATEEVDCIRLK; encoded by the exons ATGGCAGTGCAGAACAGAAACACTAGTTTTGCTTCCAACTTTAGTCCACCCCAAGAccatgcctcctccctccacTTCAACTTCAGTTATGGTGATTATGACCTCCCTCTGGATGAAGATGAGGACATGACCAAGACCCGGACCTTCTTTGCAGCCAAGATCGTCATTGGAGTGGCACTGGCAGGCATCATGCTAGTCTGCGGCATTGGcaactttgtcttcattgctgCCCTTGCCCGCTACAAGAAGCTGCGCAACCTCACCAACCTGCTCATTGCTAACCTAGCCATCTCCGACTTCCTGGTGGCCATTGTCTGTTGCCCCTTCGAGATGGACTATTATGTGGTACGCCAGCTCTCCTGGGAACATGGCCATGTGCTGTGTGCTTCTGTCAACTACCTGCGTACTGTCTCCCTCTACGTCTCCACCAATGCCCTGCTGGCCATCGCTATTGACAG ATATCTTGCCATCGTTCACCCCTTGAAACCACGAATGAATTATCAAACCGCCTCCTTCCTGATTGCTTTGGTCTGGTTGGTTTCCATCCTCATTGCCATCCCATCAGCCTACTTTGCAACCGAAACCGTCCTCTTTATTGTCAAAAACCAGGAAAAGATATTCTGTGGCCAGATCTGGCCAGTAGATCAGCAGTTCTATTATAGGTCCTACTTTCTGTTTATCTTTGGCCTCGAGTTCGTAGGGCCTGTGGTCACCATGACCCTGTGCTATGCCAGGATCTCCCAGGAGCTCTGGTTCAAGGCCGTCCCTGGGTTCCAGACAGAGCAGATCCGTAAGCGACTGCGCTGCCGCCGGAAGACAGTCCTGGTGCTCATGTGCATCCTTACAGCCTACGTGCTGTGCTGGGCACCCTTCTATGGCTTCACCATTGTGCGAGACTTCTTCCCCACTGTGTTTGTGAAAGAGAAGCACTACCTCACCGCCTTCTACGTCGTCGAGTGCATCGCCATGAGCAACAGCATGATTAATACTGTGTGCTTCGTGACGGTCAAGAACAACACCATGAAGTACTTCAAGAAGATGATGCTACTCCACTGGCAACCCTCTCACCATGGGAGCAAGTCCAGCGCTGAACTTGACTTCAAAACCACTGGGGTGCCTGCCACTGAAGAGGTGGATTGTATCAGGCTGAAGTGA